DNA from Deinococcus deserti VCD115:
CAATATCGACGAAACGCATGATCACGTTGTCCACCCAGCCCCCGAAATAGCCTGCCAGGGCGCCGAGAATGGTGCCCACCACGACGGAGATGAGCGTACTGAACAGGCCCACCATCAGGGAGACCCGACCGGCGCTGAAGGTCCGGGCGAACACGTCCCGGCCGGTCGGGTCGGTCCCCAGCCAGTGCCGGCTGCTGGGCGGCTGGTTGCGGGACATCAGGTCAATGTCGTCCGGTTTGAACGGGGAAACCACGGGACCAACAACAACGGCCAGGACAATCAGGCTGAGCAGCAGCAGGCCGAGGACAGCCAGGCGGTGACGGAGGAAGCGTTTGAAAGCCAGGGTGGTGGGATTCCGCCTGATTCCAGGTGCGGTGAGCGCAGTCATTCGGGCACCTCCTTTTAGCTGTACCGGATGCGCGGGTCGATCGCTCCGTACAGCACGTCCGTGATGAGGTTGGCGAGGAGAATCACGGTGGCCAGTACCAGGGTGGTGCCCATGATCATGGGATAGTCCCGGGAGTCGATCGCGTCCAGGTACAGCTGCCCGGTGCCTGGCCAGGAGAAGATGCTCTCGAGGAACACTGCGCCGCCGATCAGGTTGGCGACATTCGCGCCGATGACCGTCACGACCGGAATCAACGCGTTGCGCAGTACGTGTTTGCTGATGACCCTGGTGTGCGGAACGCCCTTCGCGCTGGCCGTCCGAACGTAATCCTGGAACACCACGTCCAGAACGCTGGAGCGTGTGTAACGCATCAGGACCGCGATGTACGTGACAGAGAGGATCGAGGCCGGCAGAATCAGGTGACTGAGGGTGTCCAGGACGCTGCCGTCACCGGGCGTCTGGTACCCGCCGGCGGGGAACCACTGGAGCTTGAGGGCGAAGACGTACATGCCGATCAACCCGGCCAGAAAGGCGGGGGTAGAGATGCCCAGGAATGCGAGGAATGTCAGGCCGTTGTCCAGCGCGGTGTAGCGTTTCACGGCAGCCAGAACCCCGAAGAACACCCCGAGGGCGACGCCGAGGGTCATACCCAGGCCCATCAGCATCAGGGTGGGAGGCAGGCGACGGGCGATCTCTGATGTGACCGGTTCACCGTTCTTGATGCGGTACCCGAGGTCTCCCTGAGCAGCTTTGCCGAGCCAGCGGAGGTACTGGACGGGTTTCGGCTGATCGAGTCCAAGTTCGGTGCGGATAATTTCGCGTTGCTGGACGCTGATGACCTGATCCGGAGGGATGTACGCATCCATCGGATCGCCGGGCGTGAATTGAAGCATCGTGAAAATGATGGCGGTGATCACCAGCAGCAGCGGGATGGTGGTCAGCAGCCGCCGAACAACGTAGGTGCCCATGTGTCGTGCCCTCCTCGGGGCCTGGCGGCGGGCTGGACGGGCGTCCGGTGACACTCTTGGACCGTCCAGCCTGCCGCACTCAGGGGTTTACTTGATGTCCCAGAGGTGAGCCTGATCGTCGTACCGGCCGCCGCCGGGCGCAGGAGTCCAGACGAAGTTCACGAGGTCCTTGGTGGCTCCGCCGAAGCGTTTTGCGGTCCAGAGTGTGGCCCACGGAAGCTGCTCGT
Protein-coding regions in this window:
- a CDS encoding ABC transporter permease, which produces MGTYVVRRLLTTIPLLLVITAIIFTMLQFTPGDPMDAYIPPDQVISVQQREIIRTELGLDQPKPVQYLRWLGKAAQGDLGYRIKNGEPVTSEIARRLPPTLMLMGLGMTLGVALGVFFGVLAAVKRYTALDNGLTFLAFLGISTPAFLAGLIGMYVFALKLQWFPAGGYQTPGDGSVLDTLSHLILPASILSVTYIAVLMRYTRSSVLDVVFQDYVRTASAKGVPHTRVISKHVLRNALIPVVTVIGANVANLIGGAVFLESIFSWPGTGQLYLDAIDSRDYPMIMGTTLVLATVILLANLITDVLYGAIDPRIRYS